A portion of the Brockia lithotrophica genome contains these proteins:
- a CDS encoding Rossmann fold nucleotide-binding protein Smf (Rossmann fold nucleotide-binding protein Smf possibly involved in DNA uptake), giving the protein MTEADLLAAAVLHGVRGVGQRRLWRVYEILSGSFRLLCTREGWERLRAGRVLPEEVFRAAGERFARMCGGKETPRMPRGVRILWWGDPEYPRGLREIPDPPFLLYVRGDLAAFGLPAVAVVGTRRPTAYGLLLAERFAKDFVSEGAAVVSGMAFGIDAAAHRSALRAGGRTIAVLASGVDVPTPEAHRRLYEEILEGGGLVLSEMPPGTAAERGLFPLRNRLLSGVSRAVLVVESRSRGGAMLTAEWAQRHGRPLFAVPGPVFSPASEGPNRLLAAGAHPALSAREVLARLSSASSGEFRPSLQAEGALRPSSPRDGGTGSAPESPSAPRPFTPEEQAVLARLGAAPRTAEELLRELSLEPSTLLPLLVRLELAGLVRRLPGGRYARAEGR; this is encoded by the coding sequence GTGACGGAAGCGGATCTCCTCGCGGCCGCGGTCTTGCACGGCGTGCGCGGCGTAGGGCAGAGGCGCCTCTGGCGGGTCTACGAGATTCTTTCCGGCTCCTTTCGCCTCCTCTGCACCCGCGAGGGGTGGGAGCGCCTCCGCGCAGGACGAGTTCTCCCCGAGGAGGTATTTCGGGCGGCAGGGGAGCGTTTCGCGCGCATGTGCGGCGGGAAGGAGACCCCCCGTATGCCTCGAGGTGTGCGCATCTTGTGGTGGGGCGACCCGGAATACCCCCGCGGTCTTCGGGAAATACCCGACCCTCCCTTTCTCCTCTACGTACGAGGCGACCTCGCCGCGTTCGGGCTTCCGGCGGTCGCCGTGGTAGGGACACGGCGGCCTACGGCTTACGGCCTCCTCCTCGCCGAACGTTTCGCCAAAGATTTCGTCTCCGAAGGCGCCGCTGTCGTAAGCGGCATGGCCTTCGGCATCGATGCTGCGGCGCACCGGTCTGCCCTCCGGGCCGGAGGCCGAACGATCGCCGTCCTCGCCTCCGGGGTAGACGTCCCGACGCCGGAAGCGCACCGGCGGCTGTACGAGGAAATCCTCGAAGGGGGAGGACTCGTCCTCTCCGAGATGCCCCCGGGGACGGCGGCGGAGCGCGGCCTCTTTCCCCTGCGGAACCGACTCCTGAGCGGCGTGAGTCGCGCCGTTCTCGTCGTGGAGAGCCGTTCTCGCGGCGGAGCGATGCTTACCGCGGAATGGGCGCAAAGGCACGGTCGTCCTCTCTTTGCCGTTCCCGGTCCCGTCTTTTCGCCCGCAAGCGAGGGACCCAACCGCCTTCTCGCCGCGGGTGCCCACCCCGCTCTCTCGGCCCGCGAGGTCCTCGCACGTCTTTCGTCCGCCTCTTCGGGAGAATTCCGACCCTCCCTCCAGGCCGAAGGAGCGCTTCGGCCTTCGTCCCCGCGGGACGGGGGTACAGGTTCCGCGCCGGAGTCGCCTTCGGCTCCCCGTCCGTTCACACCGGAAGAGCAGGCGGTTCTCGCCCGTCTCGGCGCGGCGCCTCGAACGGCAGAGGAGCTCCTCCGCGAGCTCTCCCTGGAACCCTCTACGCTCCTCCCCCTCCTCGTCCGCCTCGAGCTCGCGGGGCTCGTCCGGAGACTCCCCGGTGGGCGGTACGCTCGCGCAGAGGGGAGGTAG
- a CDS encoding Signal peptidase I, translated as MDGEKGRAADVVSIGGKEIAPRPETRRSGELWEWVKAIFIGLLLALVVRTFLFQPTIVEGDSMAETLKPHERVLVNRFIYHFVPVQRGDIVVFHGIGGKELIKRVIGLPGDRIEMRHDVLYVNGQPVEEPYLAENLRAWAEKEKLLGFAPPRPFTEDFPEVQVPPGKLFVLGDNRPASSDSRFFGFISVGDVVGRADLVYWPLDRIRWLGGS; from the coding sequence GTGGACGGGGAAAAGGGACGAGCGGCGGACGTCGTGTCCATTGGAGGGAAGGAGATCGCGCCGCGGCCGGAGACGCGGCGCAGCGGGGAGCTTTGGGAGTGGGTCAAGGCGATCTTCATCGGGCTCCTCCTCGCCCTGGTCGTTCGGACGTTCCTCTTTCAGCCGACGATCGTGGAAGGGGACTCGATGGCGGAGACGCTCAAACCCCACGAACGCGTGCTCGTAAACCGCTTTATCTACCACTTCGTTCCCGTTCAACGCGGCGACATCGTGGTCTTTCACGGCATAGGCGGAAAGGAACTCATCAAGCGGGTAATCGGTTTGCCCGGCGACCGCATCGAGATGCGCCACGACGTCCTGTACGTGAACGGCCAACCCGTAGAAGAACCGTACCTCGCCGAGAACCTCCGCGCCTGGGCAGAAAAGGAAAAACTTCTGGGGTTCGCACCTCCGCGACCGTTTACCGAGGATTTCCCCGAAGTGCAGGTACCGCCGGGGAAACTCTTCGTCCTCGGAGATAATCGTCCCGCCAGTTCGGACAGCCGCTTCTTCGGCTTCATCTCGGTAGGCGATGTCGTGGGGAGGGCCGACCTCGTATACTGGCCCTTGGACCGCATTCGGTGGCTCGGCGGGTCCTGA
- a CDS encoding LSU ribosomal protein L19p has protein sequence MHPILERLTKDQLKKNVPHFRPGDTVRVAVRVVEGGKERIQVFEGVVIKRQGRGIAETFTVRKISYGVGVERTFPVHSPNVQSIEVVRYGKVRRARLHYLRELRGKAARIKERKPKAWELAAATPNPKTEDASDRETGAEA, from the coding sequence GTGCACCCCATTCTCGAGCGTCTCACGAAGGACCAACTCAAGAAGAACGTTCCCCACTTTCGTCCGGGAGACACGGTTCGCGTCGCCGTCCGCGTTGTGGAAGGCGGAAAGGAACGCATCCAGGTGTTCGAAGGCGTGGTAATCAAGCGCCAGGGACGGGGAATCGCCGAGACGTTTACCGTGCGCAAGATTTCCTACGGCGTCGGCGTCGAGCGTACGTTCCCGGTTCACTCGCCCAACGTCCAGTCCATCGAAGTCGTCCGCTACGGGAAGGTCCGCCGCGCGCGCCTTCACTACCTCCGAGAACTGCGGGGTAAGGCCGCCCGCATCAAGGAGCGGAAGCCCAAGGCGTGGGAACTCGCGGCGGCAACGCCGAACCCCAAGACCGAGGACGCTTCGGATCGCGAGACGGGCGCGGAAGCGTGA
- a CDS encoding Nitroreductase, translating to MDVFEAIRTRRSVRKFKPDPVEEEKIAKILEAATWAPNHGLTQPWRFFVLTGEGRRPLGRLFRELRRREMADPDTPENQEILRREEEKPFKAPVVIVVAVEPKDEPGVLPQEERSAVSAAVQNMLLAAHALGLGAKWKTGKRAYHPYVARFFGLSDRAEIVAFIDIGYPREIPAPPPRDPYTVYTKWISEDLPYDRVPPLARKEETHAGAGGEPSVRAAVLGGGISPAGGEEE from the coding sequence GTGGACGTCTTCGAAGCCATTCGCACGCGGCGGAGCGTGCGCAAGTTCAAACCCGATCCGGTGGAAGAGGAAAAGATCGCCAAGATCCTCGAAGCGGCGACGTGGGCGCCCAACCACGGCCTCACGCAACCGTGGCGGTTTTTCGTCCTGACGGGGGAGGGAAGGAGGCCCCTGGGGCGGTTGTTCCGCGAACTCCGGCGCCGGGAGATGGCCGATCCGGATACGCCCGAGAACCAGGAAATCCTTCGGCGCGAGGAGGAAAAGCCGTTTAAAGCACCCGTCGTGATCGTCGTCGCCGTAGAACCCAAGGACGAGCCCGGCGTGCTCCCCCAGGAGGAGCGTTCCGCGGTGAGCGCGGCGGTGCAGAACATGCTCCTCGCCGCCCACGCCCTCGGCTTAGGGGCGAAGTGGAAGACGGGCAAGCGCGCCTACCACCCGTACGTCGCCCGCTTTTTCGGGCTGAGCGATCGGGCGGAAATCGTGGCCTTTATCGATATCGGCTATCCGCGGGAAATCCCCGCTCCCCCGCCCCGCGATCCGTACACCGTGTACACGAAGTGGATTTCCGAAGACCTCCCATACGACCGCGTACCCCCGCTCGCCCGCAAGGAAGAGACACACGCCGGGGCAGGAGGAGAACCTTCCGTACGCGCCGCGGTGCTCGGGGGAGGAATTTCCCCGGCGGGCGGCGAAGAAGAGTAG
- a CDS encoding Ribonuclease HII, producing MIERQEIPLGTGRRSLAELRLVYTAMLAHELPFWERGLWVAGVDEAGRGPLAGPVSAAAVVLDPDRPLYGVDDSKRLSPARRRALLPQIFRLARGVGVGFAEADEVDRWGIAEATRIAMRRALAALPFVPDVVLVDAFPPGSGLHEVSLVRGDRRSASIAAASVVAKELRDRRLRAYGGLYPDYGFERHVGYGTAAHREALVLHGPSAIHRRSFLRNFGWSADRPGDDREEGEVPNARL from the coding sequence GTGATCGAACGCCAGGAGATCCCATTGGGCACCGGCCGGCGTTCTTTGGCCGAGCTTCGCCTCGTATATACGGCGATGCTCGCCCACGAACTCCCCTTTTGGGAACGCGGTCTTTGGGTGGCGGGGGTTGACGAGGCGGGTAGGGGCCCCCTCGCCGGTCCCGTGTCCGCCGCCGCCGTCGTCCTGGATCCCGATCGGCCGCTCTACGGCGTGGACGACTCCAAACGCCTCTCGCCCGCGCGCCGCCGTGCACTCCTCCCGCAGATCTTTCGCCTTGCCCGCGGCGTAGGGGTTGGGTTTGCCGAAGCGGACGAAGTCGATCGCTGGGGAATCGCAGAAGCGACGCGCATCGCCATGCGGCGTGCCCTGGCCGCCCTCCCCTTCGTACCGGACGTCGTCCTCGTGGATGCCTTTCCCCCGGGGAGCGGGCTGCACGAGGTTTCCCTCGTGCGCGGGGATCGACGGAGCGCTTCGATCGCCGCGGCGAGCGTGGTCGCCAAGGAGCTTCGAGATCGCCGCCTCCGCGCCTACGGCGGCCTCTATCCGGACTACGGATTCGAACGCCACGTCGGGTACGGAACCGCGGCGCATCGCGAGGCGCTCGTGCTCCACGGCCCCTCCGCCATCCACCGCCGTTCGTTTCTCCGGAACTTCGGGTGGTCGGCGGATCGCCCGGGGGACGATCGGGAGGAGGGGGAGGTGCCGAATGCGCGCCTTTGA
- a CDS encoding ATP-dependent hsl protease ATP-binding subunit HslU gives MSERELTPRRIVEELDKYIVGQRAAKRAVAVALRNRYRRSLLPPELREEIAPKNILMIGPTGVGKTEIARRLARIVGAPFVKVEATKFTEVGYVGRDVESMVRDLVDTAVHMVRARKVEAVRRRAELLAEERLVELLTGGGRGPREFRNPLEVLFGGGEAPRERAQDGVSEEARRNVREALRAGRMEDALVEVEVEEEGNAFLFDWFQGQGLEQIGVNMQEMLRSMFPRRTKRRKLTVREARPILIQEEAQKLIDMDEVRDEALRLAEEHGIIFLDEIDKIAGREGSVGPDVSREGVQRDLLPIVEGSTVMTKYGPVKTDFILFIAAGAFHTAKPSDLIPELQGRFPVRVELEPLTEEDFVRILTEPENALVKQYTALLATEEVTLNFTTDAIRAIARLAAEVNAHTEDIGARRLYTLLEKLLEDVSFEAPELRGQTVPITEAYVREKLGPLVERRDLSRYIL, from the coding sequence GTGAGCGAACGCGAACTCACCCCACGACGCATCGTGGAGGAGCTCGACAAGTACATCGTCGGCCAGCGGGCGGCGAAGCGCGCCGTCGCCGTAGCCTTGCGCAATCGCTACCGCCGGAGCCTCTTGCCGCCGGAACTTCGCGAGGAAATCGCCCCCAAGAACATCCTCATGATCGGCCCGACGGGTGTGGGGAAGACGGAGATCGCCCGGCGCCTCGCGCGCATTGTGGGCGCTCCCTTTGTGAAGGTGGAGGCGACGAAGTTCACGGAAGTGGGTTACGTCGGCCGCGACGTAGAGTCCATGGTTCGGGACCTCGTGGACACGGCGGTGCACATGGTGCGGGCGCGCAAGGTGGAAGCCGTTCGCCGTCGCGCGGAACTCCTCGCCGAGGAACGTCTCGTGGAGCTCCTCACGGGCGGCGGCAGAGGGCCGCGAGAATTCCGCAACCCCCTGGAAGTGCTCTTCGGCGGCGGTGAGGCACCGCGCGAACGGGCGCAAGACGGCGTAAGCGAAGAGGCGCGGCGCAACGTGCGCGAAGCGCTGCGTGCCGGCCGGATGGAGGACGCCCTCGTGGAAGTGGAGGTGGAGGAGGAAGGGAACGCCTTCTTGTTTGACTGGTTTCAAGGCCAGGGGCTCGAGCAGATCGGCGTGAACATGCAGGAGATGCTTCGCAGCATGTTTCCCCGCCGCACAAAGCGGCGCAAACTCACCGTCCGCGAGGCGCGCCCCATCCTCATCCAAGAAGAAGCACAAAAGCTCATCGATATGGACGAAGTACGGGACGAGGCGCTCCGCTTGGCAGAAGAGCACGGGATTATCTTCCTCGACGAGATCGACAAGATTGCGGGTCGGGAAGGCAGCGTAGGCCCGGACGTTTCCCGCGAGGGCGTGCAGCGGGACCTCCTCCCGATCGTGGAGGGATCTACGGTGATGACCAAGTACGGTCCCGTGAAGACGGACTTCATCTTGTTCATCGCCGCAGGCGCCTTCCACACCGCAAAGCCGAGCGACCTCATTCCCGAACTTCAGGGCCGATTCCCCGTGCGCGTCGAGCTCGAGCCCCTCACGGAAGAAGACTTCGTGCGGATCCTCACGGAGCCCGAGAACGCCCTCGTCAAGCAGTACACCGCCCTTTTGGCCACCGAGGAGGTCACCTTGAACTTCACAACTGATGCAATTCGCGCAATTGCCCGTTTGGCGGCGGAAGTGAACGCCCATACTGAAGACATCGGGGCGCGGCGTCTCTACACCCTCCTCGAAAAGCTCCTCGAGGACGTTTCGTTTGAAGCCCCCGAACTTCGGGGACAGACCGTTCCGATCACGGAAGCCTACGTACGGGAAAAGCTCGGCCCACTCGTCGAGCGGAGGGATTTGAGCCGCTACATTTTGTAG
- a CDS encoding Site-specific recombinase XerD has translation MRRDLELWRTRFLHALRYERGLAPRTVRAYGADVADFLAFLREAAGDSGKETAPSRGEGGAPFRESAELPAGSRGERTLARRYVRQMLERGRSRTTVARRLVSLRAFFAYLVDQGVVENNPFLGIKPPKPGKRLPKVLAPSEVFRVLEAPDPRSPVGLRDRALLETLYSSGARVGEVVGLRLGDLDLVEGKARVLGKGGKERLVPLGRYAVEALGSYLAAGRPRLLGDREDPGYVFLSVRGRPLGDRDARRIVGRAALQALGAEPVTPHTLRHSFATHLLDGGADLRTVQELLGHASIGTTQIYTHVSQARLRETYRRTHPRA, from the coding sequence GTGAGGCGAGATCTCGAGCTCTGGCGTACGCGTTTTCTGCACGCCCTCCGCTACGAGCGCGGGCTCGCCCCGCGCACGGTGCGCGCCTACGGGGCGGACGTGGCCGATTTTCTCGCCTTCCTCCGCGAGGCGGCGGGCGATTCGGGGAAAGAAACGGCTCCCTCCCGCGGGGAAGGTGGTGCGCCCTTCCGGGAGTCTGCCGAACTCCCCGCGGGATCCCGGGGAGAGCGGACGTTGGCCCGGCGTTACGTCCGGCAGATGCTCGAGCGCGGGCGCAGCCGGACGACGGTGGCGCGTCGCCTCGTCTCCTTGCGGGCTTTCTTCGCCTACCTCGTAGACCAGGGCGTCGTCGAGAACAACCCCTTCCTCGGGATCAAGCCCCCCAAGCCGGGGAAACGCCTCCCCAAGGTGCTCGCCCCTTCGGAAGTGTTCCGGGTGCTCGAAGCCCCCGATCCGCGGTCGCCCGTGGGGTTGCGGGACCGCGCGCTGCTGGAAACGCTTTATTCGTCGGGGGCCCGCGTGGGGGAAGTCGTAGGTCTGCGCCTCGGGGATTTGGACCTCGTGGAGGGGAAGGCGCGCGTTCTCGGCAAAGGCGGGAAAGAGCGCTTGGTTCCTCTGGGAAGGTATGCCGTAGAAGCGCTCGGCTCCTACCTCGCCGCGGGACGTCCCCGGCTCCTGGGCGATCGAGAAGACCCGGGCTACGTCTTCTTGAGCGTTCGGGGTCGGCCGTTGGGAGATCGCGACGCGCGGCGCATCGTAGGACGGGCGGCGCTCCAGGCGCTGGGTGCGGAACCGGTTACACCCCACACCTTACGCCACAGCTTTGCCACGCACCTTCTCGACGGGGGGGCGGATCTCCGCACGGTGCAGGAGCTCCTCGGCCATGCGAGCATCGGAACTACGCAAATCTACACCCACGTATCCCAGGCACGACTGCGGGAAACGTACAGGCGGACGCATCCGCGCGCGTAG
- a CDS encoding MG(2+) chelatase family protein: MSGGGRTVGFARIRSAAVVGIEAHPVDVEVSLARGLPAFDLVGLPGNATREARERVRAALGNSGFPFPLARITANLAPADLPKTGTHWDLPLAVGILVASGGVRPLARLDDIAFLGELSLDGTLRPVRGILAFAQAARRAGVEAFVLPEGNEREARLLGITAFLARNLAEVAAFLERPRGLVSYTGSPGEAEDAEAEPGDYADVYGHEDVKRALVIAAAGFHNVLLVGPPGSGKTMLLERLRTILPPLTPEESLEVSTIYDVAGLLNGSGLLRRRPFRAPHHTISPQGLVGGGSVPVPGEVTLAHRGVLFLDELLEFPPRLLDLLRQPLEAGEVVLARARARVRYPARFLLAAATNPCPCGYFGFEDEAHACRCTSQEVGRYRNRLSGPLKDRFDILLEVPLPRYRDILDRRRTETSAEMAERVREAAARAARRLPDLPLPANGFLGPRDVAQVVPLTPALRAFLHELLAGLGLSARAVHKLLKVARTIADLEGKEDVGEAHLLEAAALRREVI; this comes from the coding sequence GTGTCGGGTGGGGGACGGACGGTGGGGTTTGCCCGCATTCGCAGCGCGGCCGTCGTCGGGATCGAGGCCCATCCGGTCGACGTCGAGGTGTCCCTCGCGCGCGGGCTTCCCGCCTTCGACCTCGTCGGCCTGCCCGGGAACGCGACGCGGGAGGCGCGCGAGCGCGTGCGCGCCGCATTGGGAAATTCCGGGTTTCCCTTCCCCCTGGCGCGGATCACGGCAAACCTCGCCCCCGCGGATCTTCCGAAGACCGGCACTCACTGGGACCTCCCTTTGGCCGTAGGAATCCTCGTCGCGTCGGGCGGCGTGCGGCCACTGGCCCGCCTGGACGACATCGCCTTTTTGGGGGAACTTTCGCTCGACGGAACGCTTCGACCCGTGCGCGGAATCCTCGCCTTTGCCCAGGCGGCGCGGCGCGCAGGCGTCGAAGCGTTTGTCCTTCCCGAGGGAAACGAACGAGAGGCGCGCCTGCTCGGGATCACGGCCTTTCTCGCCCGAAACCTCGCGGAAGTCGCAGCTTTCCTCGAACGCCCACGGGGTCTCGTGAGCTACACGGGGAGCCCGGGTGAGGCGGAGGACGCCGAAGCAGAACCCGGGGACTACGCGGACGTCTACGGCCACGAAGACGTGAAGCGCGCCCTCGTCATCGCCGCGGCCGGATTTCACAACGTCCTTCTCGTGGGACCTCCCGGTTCGGGAAAGACGATGCTCCTCGAGCGCCTGAGAACCATCCTTCCTCCCCTTACCCCGGAAGAGTCCCTCGAGGTGTCCACGATTTACGACGTCGCCGGGCTTCTCAACGGTTCGGGACTTCTTCGGCGGCGCCCCTTTCGCGCACCGCACCACACGATTTCCCCTCAAGGTCTCGTGGGAGGCGGATCCGTACCCGTACCCGGCGAGGTGACGCTCGCCCACCGGGGCGTCCTCTTCCTCGACGAACTGCTCGAGTTCCCGCCGCGCCTCCTCGACCTCTTGCGCCAACCCCTCGAGGCCGGGGAAGTGGTCTTGGCGCGGGCGCGGGCGCGCGTGCGGTACCCCGCGCGTTTCCTCCTCGCCGCGGCGACGAACCCCTGTCCGTGCGGGTATTTCGGTTTCGAGGACGAAGCGCACGCATGCCGCTGTACCTCGCAAGAAGTCGGGCGCTACCGAAACCGCCTTTCGGGCCCTCTCAAAGACCGCTTCGACATCCTCCTCGAGGTTCCGCTGCCCCGCTACCGGGACATCCTCGATCGCCGACGCACGGAAACTTCTGCGGAAATGGCCGAGCGCGTCCGGGAAGCAGCGGCGCGCGCCGCCCGGCGACTTCCCGACCTCCCCTTGCCGGCCAACGGATTTCTGGGTCCCCGGGATGTAGCCCAGGTCGTCCCCCTGACACCTGCCCTCCGCGCCTTTCTCCACGAACTCCTCGCGGGGCTGGGGCTCTCCGCCCGTGCCGTACACAAGCTCCTCAAGGTCGCACGCACGATCGCCGACCTTGAGGGTAAGGAGGACGTAGGCGAAGCCCACCTTCTCGAGGCGGCGGCCTTGCGCCGCGAGGTGATCTGA
- a CDS encoding DNA topoisomerase I, with amino-acid sequence MGEALVIVESPAKAKTIAKFLGRGVRVVASMGHVRDLPKSQLGVDIESGFTPKYITIRGKGSVLKELKERAKKAERIYLASDPDREGEAIAWHLAQYLGLDPNAPIRVVFHEITKPAVQASFREPRAIDQRLVDAQQARRILDRLVGYKLSPLLWQKVKRGLSAGRVQSAALKLVVDREREIEAFVPEEYWTLTAHLRASGGGEFHAEFVGFGEDKVSLRSREDVDAVLRRLEGAEFVVAAVETKPRRRSAPPPFTTSTLQQEASKRLGFRPARTMRVAQELYEGLPVGDEGPVGLITYMRTDSTRLSPFAVEVGQSFIRETYGPEYVGHVSAGKKRENVQDAHEAIRPTDVRRTPEAVKPYLSRDQYRLYRLIWERFVASLMAPAVYNATSATLTAGEARFRASGSVLVFPGFLRVYADAKEDASEKEEERALPPLSAGERLELLRFEPKQHFTQPPARYTEAQLVKAMEELGIGRPSTYAPTLETLTKRRYVVLEDRRLRPTELGRLVTELLEGHFPEIVDVRFTANLESQLDQIEEGGLPWRRVLEEFYAWFSERLREAERTIARVELAPQYAGENCPVCGRPLVVKEGRYGPFLACSGYPECTYTRPLLKSLDIPCPKCGQGVLVERRSRKGRVFYGCSRYPECDFVVWQKPDPTPCPVCGGLLVVERNQRLRCTSCGSTFTREELERGKPPEAESSPLPAGADEGDFDEPPASEAQGALSAGSAEGRKRSRAARKG; translated from the coding sequence TTGGGAGAGGCGTTGGTCATCGTCGAATCGCCGGCCAAGGCCAAGACGATCGCAAAATTCCTCGGGCGCGGCGTGCGCGTCGTGGCGTCCATGGGTCACGTACGCGACCTGCCGAAGAGCCAGCTCGGGGTAGACATCGAAAGCGGATTCACTCCGAAATACATCACGATTCGCGGGAAGGGGTCGGTGCTCAAGGAGCTCAAGGAGCGCGCAAAAAAGGCGGAGCGAATCTACCTCGCCTCCGACCCGGACCGCGAAGGTGAGGCGATCGCCTGGCACCTCGCCCAGTACCTGGGCCTCGACCCAAATGCTCCGATCCGCGTCGTCTTCCACGAGATCACGAAACCGGCGGTTCAAGCGTCCTTTCGCGAGCCTCGGGCCATCGACCAGCGTCTCGTGGACGCGCAGCAGGCGCGCCGGATCCTCGACCGCCTCGTCGGATACAAGCTCTCGCCCCTCCTCTGGCAAAAGGTCAAGCGCGGGCTTTCGGCAGGACGGGTGCAGTCTGCGGCCCTCAAGCTCGTCGTCGACCGGGAACGAGAGATCGAGGCCTTCGTCCCCGAAGAGTACTGGACCCTCACGGCCCACCTTCGGGCGAGCGGAGGTGGGGAATTTCACGCGGAGTTCGTCGGCTTCGGCGAAGACAAGGTCTCCCTTCGCTCCCGAGAGGACGTGGACGCCGTCCTCCGGCGACTCGAGGGCGCGGAGTTCGTCGTCGCCGCCGTGGAGACGAAGCCGCGCCGGCGCTCGGCGCCGCCCCCGTTCACTACGAGCACGTTGCAACAGGAAGCGTCTAAGCGCCTGGGTTTTCGCCCCGCGCGCACGATGCGCGTGGCCCAGGAGCTCTACGAAGGTCTCCCGGTGGGCGACGAAGGTCCCGTGGGTCTCATCACCTACATGCGCACGGACTCCACCCGCCTTTCCCCATTCGCCGTCGAAGTGGGCCAGTCCTTTATCCGCGAGACGTACGGTCCGGAGTACGTGGGACATGTGAGTGCGGGCAAGAAGCGCGAAAACGTGCAGGACGCCCACGAGGCGATTCGCCCCACGGACGTCCGGCGAACGCCGGAAGCTGTGAAACCGTACCTCTCCCGCGACCAGTACCGTCTGTACAGGCTCATCTGGGAACGATTCGTGGCGAGTCTCATGGCTCCGGCGGTGTACAACGCGACGAGCGCCACGCTCACCGCCGGGGAAGCGCGCTTTCGGGCGAGCGGATCCGTCCTCGTCTTCCCCGGATTTCTCCGGGTGTATGCGGACGCAAAAGAAGACGCTTCCGAGAAAGAAGAAGAACGCGCCCTTCCCCCCCTCTCCGCGGGGGAACGCCTCGAACTCCTTCGGTTCGAACCCAAGCAGCACTTCACCCAACCGCCCGCGCGCTACACGGAAGCCCAGCTCGTCAAGGCCATGGAAGAGCTCGGCATTGGGCGTCCGAGCACCTACGCGCCCACCCTCGAAACCCTCACGAAGAGGCGTTACGTGGTCCTCGAAGATCGGCGCCTTCGCCCGACGGAACTCGGACGTCTGGTCACGGAGCTCCTCGAAGGGCACTTCCCGGAAATCGTCGACGTGCGTTTTACTGCCAACCTCGAATCCCAGCTCGACCAAATCGAAGAGGGGGGCCTGCCGTGGCGCCGGGTGCTCGAGGAGTTTTACGCGTGGTTTTCTGAACGGCTCCGGGAGGCCGAGCGCACGATTGCCCGCGTCGAGCTCGCACCTCAGTACGCGGGGGAAAATTGTCCCGTATGCGGCCGCCCGCTCGTCGTAAAGGAGGGGAGGTACGGCCCTTTTTTGGCCTGTTCCGGATACCCGGAGTGCACGTACACCCGTCCGCTTCTCAAGTCCCTTGACATCCCGTGCCCCAAGTGCGGGCAGGGCGTGCTCGTGGAACGCCGGAGTCGCAAGGGGCGGGTGTTTTACGGGTGCAGTCGGTACCCGGAGTGCGACTTCGTGGTGTGGCAAAAGCCCGACCCTACCCCTTGTCCCGTCTGCGGCGGACTCCTCGTCGTCGAGCGCAACCAGCGCCTTCGGTGCACTTCCTGCGGGTCTACGTTCACCCGGGAAGAGCTTGAAAGGGGTAAACCCCCGGAGGCGGAAAGTTCGCCTCTTCCGGCGGGGGCGGACGAGGGGGATTTCGACGAGCCTCCCGCTTCCGAGGCCCAAGGGGCCCTTTCGGCGGGATCCGCAGAGGGCAGGAAGCGATCGCGGGCGGCGCGGAAGGGATGA
- a CDS encoding ATP-dependent protease HslV has protein sequence MRIHGTTIVAVRKDGRAAMAGDGQVTFGQATVLKHGARKVRRLYGGRVLAGFAGAVADAIALFERFEGKLEAHHGNLARAAVELSKEWRTDRYLRRLEALLVVVDREAMFLLSGSGELLEPDDGILAVGSGGPYALAAARALARNAPDLTAADIARKSLEIASEICVYTNDRIVVEELG, from the coding sequence GTGCGCATCCACGGAACGACGATCGTCGCCGTGCGCAAGGACGGGCGGGCGGCCATGGCCGGCGACGGACAGGTGACCTTTGGCCAGGCGACGGTTCTCAAACACGGGGCGCGCAAGGTACGTCGGCTGTACGGGGGTAGGGTCCTCGCCGGCTTTGCCGGCGCCGTGGCAGACGCGATTGCCCTCTTCGAGCGCTTTGAGGGAAAGCTCGAAGCTCACCACGGCAACCTCGCCCGCGCCGCCGTCGAGCTTTCCAAGGAATGGCGAACGGATCGCTACCTCCGGCGTCTGGAAGCGCTCCTCGTCGTCGTGGACCGCGAGGCGATGTTTCTCCTGTCGGGAAGCGGAGAACTGCTCGAACCCGACGACGGAATTCTCGCCGTCGGTTCCGGAGGGCCTTACGCCCTCGCCGCCGCACGGGCTCTCGCGCGCAACGCCCCCGACCTCACCGCGGCGGATATCGCCCGGAAATCCCTCGAGATCGCCTCCGAGATCTGCGTGTACACGAACGACCGCATCGTCGTCGAGGAGCTCGGCTAG